The following are from one region of the Geotrypetes seraphini chromosome 12, aGeoSer1.1, whole genome shotgun sequence genome:
- the ATF6B gene encoding cyclic AMP-dependent transcription factor ATF-6 beta isoform X2 translates to MGTELYISELDSRFFRDNLLSNEDWDTSLYNYMEDMEEQGGLQCFDENTLFDNNMDLILDSGAPASPWDLVNGEIFPDVRVKLEPLSPSSSPCSDSSISSSSSDIPQQVSSVKLENPLNPSCLFGDVLSPPLTAVQINLVPVPESCTTAPAAAGKSVSQRKVNSLVSRKPAIQPKPLLVSSTPITPQAPSPTKAILVQTLPSSIASTPPLPQPLSIKPSLTVSAPPVVLAKAELLPLSVPGLVKVQPVKGSGGKATMASSGSISKAETKNIVPAPGPPAPCVQEIDEKKLKRQQRMIKNRESACQSRRRKKEYLQGLESRLQEVLCENEKLRRENALLRKKLESVLTENTDLKFGSGNRKVVCLMVLLLFIAFNFGPVSISDRKVELLKPEAVYGSRHLLEFKEEQREAKAYKGVSRDRSQRLRFRNVTATITDVKDMVLRDLDQLFLSSDCRQFNRTESLRLADELSGWVRRHQIVRKPLRARKERAMKKVQQQKKTLSLSRFLPAHSQRYPDRGSPGQLQVYQRLDQTYEDFMGAIDRREDTFYVVSFRRDHLLLPAISHNKTTRPKMSLVMPAMALNESVYNSSRHYEAMMQIDCEVMDTRVIQIKSSTVPPFLRQERGDNHTTSTTSAFHRGVRPHRGPLSTSSKGNVSLLLEEEEQDGEE, encoded by the exons ATACCAGCCTGTATAATTATATGGAAGACATGGAGGAACAGGGCGGCTTGCAGTGCTTTGATGAAAATACATTG TTTGACAATAATATGGACCTGATTCTGGATTCTGGAGCTCCCGCTTCCCCATGGGACCTGGTCAATGGAGAAATTTTTCCAG ATGTCCGGGTGAAGTTGGAGCCCTTGTCTCCCTCATCATCTCCCTGCTCAGACTCCTCTATCTCCTCTTCCTCCAGCGATATTCCACAGCAG GTTTCATCGGTGAAGCTGGAAAATCCCCTGAACCCTTCTTGCCTGTTTGGGGATGTCCTGTCGCCGCCTCTAACTGCAGTCCAGATTAACCTGGTGCCTGTCCCAGAGAGCTGCACAACAGCGCCTGCAGCTGCAG GTAAAAGTGTGTCTCAAAGAAAGGTGAACAGCCTTGTGAGCCGCAAGCCAGCCATCCAGCCCAAGCCGCTGCTGGTCAGCTCCACGCCAATAACCCCACAGGCCCCCAGCCCAACCAAAGCTATCCTCGTGCAGACTTTACCCAGCAGCATCGCTTCAACACCTCCACTGCCACAGCCGCTGTCTATCAAACCATCTCTCACAG TTTCAGCGCCGCCAGTGGTATTGGCAAAGGCGGAGCTTCTGCCTCTGTCAGTACCAGGACTTGTCAAGGTGCAGCCAGTGAAGGGAAGCGGAGGGAAGGCTACAATGGCCAGTTCAGGGTCCATATCCAAGGCTGAGACGAAGAACATAGTTCCTGCTCCTGGGCCGCCAGCTCCGTGTGTCCAAGAAATAGAT GAGAAGAAGCTGAAACGACAGCAGCGGATGATAAAAAACCGAGAGTCGGCCTGTCAGTCCCGCCGGAGGAAGAAGGAGTACCTGCAGGGTCTGGAGAGCCGGCTGCAGGAGGTGCTGTGCGAGAACGAGAAACTGCGCAGGGAGAATGCCTTGCTCAGGAAGAAACTGGAAAGTGTGCTGACAGAG AACACGGACCTGAAGTTTGGCTCCGGGAATAGGAAAGTGGTCTGTTTAATGGTTCTGCTGCTCttcattgcttttaattttgGACCAGTTAG TATAAGTGACCGGAAGGTGGAGCTTCTGAAGCCAGAAGCCGTGTACGGCAGCAGACACCTCCTGGAGTTCAAAGAGGAACAGAGAGAAGCGAAAGCGTACAAAGGGGTGTCACGAGACCGCAGCCAGAGGCTCCGGTTCAG GAACGTTACCGCCACCATTACAGACGTGAAGGACATGGTGCTGAGGGACCTCGACCAACTCTTCCTGTCCTCGGACTGTCGCCAGTTCAACCGCACTGAGTCGCTCAG GCTTGCTGATGAGCTCAGTGGATGGGTCCGACGCCATCAGATTGTCAGGAAGCCCCTGCGGGCCAGAAAGGAGCGAGCTATGAAG AAGGTGCAACAGCAGAAGAAAACCCTGAGCCTGTCCCGCTTCCTGCCTGCACACTCTCAGAGGTACCCAGACAG GGGATCTCCCGGCCAGCTACAGGTGTACCAGCGCCTGGACCAGACCTATGAGGATTTTATGGGGGCCATTGACCGGAGGGAGGATACCTTTTATGTGGTGTCCTTCAGGAGG gaCCACCTGCTGCTTCCTGCCATCAGCCACAACAAGACCACCCGACCCAAGATGTCTCTGGTGATGCCTGCAATGGCTCTGAATG AAAGCGTCTACAACTCCTCACGTCACTACGAGGCAATGATGCAGATAGATTGCGAGGTGATGGACACCCGGGTGATTCAGATCAAGAGCTCCACTGTGCCGCCATTCTTacgccaggagcggggagacaacCATACAACCTCCACCACCTCAGCCTTCCACCGAGGAGTGAGACCCCACCGGGGGCCCCTTTCCACCTCTTCCAAGGGCAACGTCTCACTATtactggaggaggaggagcaggatGGGGAAGAGTAA
- the GTPBP6 gene encoding putative GTP-binding protein 6 — MLRVLRCRWRAGCRAARAWESLPASAGRSGRSARAAQGASCSFFTSPGRAKAPKRPGPWKPRPGLQEIEEQEEGGSEEEDADLEEEDALWAQHPATALPPGAQNIFLVHPDIKWGAKKQHLTTAELQLAEAVTLVKSLPDWTVVDQVILSTKTPDSKLIFGKGNFQALTEKISGSPGITAVFLNVERLPAVSVRDMEDAWGVKVFDRYTVVLHIFRCNARTREAKLQIALAEIPLLRSALKNDLADLDRQGGGGSRYIKGSGETYTEVQQRLLKEKEQKIKKALAKLKRNRLLLQTQRRKRELPAISVMGYTNCGKTTLIKALTGDSGLQPRDQLFATLDVTAHAGLLPSRMTVLFIDTIGFLSQLPHSLIESFSATLQDVARSDLIVHVRDISHPETVNQKASVLAVLNNLCLPRQLLDSVVEVHNKVDLVGGYQPTEPCVFPVSALRGYGLEELKQELETRLLTVTDKKVLTLRINLEGPQLNWLYKEATVEDVSVLPESGAADVKVIMSSSAYGRYKSLFPQW, encoded by the coding sequence ATGCTGCGCGTGCTGCGATGCAGGTGGCGCGCGGGCTGCAGGGCGGCTCGCGCCTGGGAGAGCTTGCCCGCGAGCGCAGGGAGGAGCGGCAGAAGCGCGCGGGCGGCCCAGGGCGCCTCGTGCAGTTTCTTCACCTCCCCAGGCAGGGCCAAAGCCCCAAAGAGGCCGGGTCCCTGGAAACCCCGGCCTGGATTGCAGGAAATAGAGGAGCAGGAGGAAGGTGGTTCAGAGGAGGAGGATGCAGACCTGGAAGAGGAGGATGCCCTGTGGGCCCAGCACCCAGCCACAGCCCTGCCGCCCGGAGCGCAGAATATATTCCTAGTTCACCCCGACATCAAGTGGGGCGCCAAAAAGCAGCACCTCACCACGGCTGAGCTGCAGCTGGCCGAAGCTGTGACGCTGGTGAAGAGCCTGCCTGACTGGACGGTGGTGGATCAAGTGATCCTCTCCACTAAAACCCCCGACAGCAAGCTAATATTCGGCAAAGGGAACTTCCAGGCCCTGACCGAGAAGATCAGCGGGTCGCCAGGGATCACGGCCGTCTTCTTGAATGTGGAAAGGCTTCCCGCCGTCTCCGTGAGAGACATGGAAGACGCCTGGGGGGTGAAGGTTTTCGACCGGTACACGGTGGTCCTTCATATTTTCCGCTGCAACGCCAGAACGCgagaggccaagcttcagatAGCCTTGGCCGAGATTCCGCTTCTGAGGTCCGCGCTGAAAAATGACCTGGCCGACTTGGATCGGCAGGGCGGCGGCGGGTCGAGATACATCAAGGGCTCCGGCGAAACGTACACCGAGGTGCAGCAACGTCTGctgaaggagaaggagcagaagATCAAGAAGGCTCTGGCGAAGCTGAAGAGAAACCGGCTCCTGCTGCAGACTCAGCGTCGAAAGCGAGAGCTGCCGGCCATCTCGGTGATGGGTTACACCAACTGTGGGAAAACCACACTGATCAAGGCCTTGACTGGAGACTCGGGGCTGCAGCCTCGGGATCAGCTCTTTGCCACCCTCGATGTCACGGCTCATGCAGGCCTTCTACCCTCCCGCATGACCGTCCTTTTCATAGACACTATCGGGTTTCTCTCACAGCTTCCCCACAGCCTCATCGAGTCCTTCTCTGCCACCCTACAAGACGTGGCTCGCTCAGACCTAATAGTTCACGTGAGGGACATCAGCCATCCGGAAACTGTAAACCAGAAAGCAAGCGTTCTCGCAGTGTTAAACAATCTCTGTCTCCCGAGACAGCTGCTCGATTCAGTTGTCGAAGTTCACAACAAGGTGGATTTGGTAGGGGGTTACCAGCCCACCGAACCGTGCGTCTTCCCAGTTTCTGCTCTTCGTGGTTATGGATTGGAAGAGTTAAAACAAGAACTCGAAACCAGGCTGTTAACAGTCACTGACAAAAAGGTCCTGACTCTTAGAATTAACTTAGAAGGACCCCAGTTAAATTGGCTTTACAAAGAGGCAACAGTGGAGGATGTCTCTGTTTTGCCCGAAAGTGGCGCTGCAGATGTGAAGGTGATCATGAGTAGCTCTGCCTATGGCAGGTACAAAAGCCTCTTCCCACAGTGGTAA
- the ATF6B gene encoding cyclic AMP-dependent transcription factor ATF-6 beta isoform X4, whose protein sequence is MEKFFQVSSVKLENPLNPSCLFGDVLSPPLTAVQINLVPVPESCTTAPAAAGKSVSQRKVNSLVSRKPAIQPKPLLVSSTPITPQAPSPTKAILVQTLPSSIASTPPLPQPLSIKPSLTVSAPPVVLAKAELLPLSVPGLVKVQPVKGSGGKATMASSGSISKAETKNIVPAPGPPAPCVQEIDEKKLKRQQRMIKNRESACQSRRRKKEYLQGLESRLQEVLCENEKLRRENALLRKKLESVLTENTDLKFGSGNRKVVCLMVLLLFIAFNFGPVSISDRKVELLKPEAVYGSRHLLEFKEEQREAKAYKGVSRDRSQRLRFRNVTATITDVKDMVLRDLDQLFLSSDCRQFNRTESLRLADELSGWVRRHQIVRKPLRARKERAMKKVQQQKKTLSLSRFLPAHSQRYPDRGSPGQLQVYQRLDQTYEDFMGAIDRREDTFYVVSFRRDHLLLPAISHNKTTRPKMSLVMPAMALNESVYNSSRHYEAMMQIDCEVMDTRVIQIKSSTVPPFLRQERGDNHTTSTTSAFHRGVRPHRGPLSTSSKGNVSLLLEEEEQDGEE, encoded by the exons ATGGAGAAATTTTTCCAG GTTTCATCGGTGAAGCTGGAAAATCCCCTGAACCCTTCTTGCCTGTTTGGGGATGTCCTGTCGCCGCCTCTAACTGCAGTCCAGATTAACCTGGTGCCTGTCCCAGAGAGCTGCACAACAGCGCCTGCAGCTGCAG GTAAAAGTGTGTCTCAAAGAAAGGTGAACAGCCTTGTGAGCCGCAAGCCAGCCATCCAGCCCAAGCCGCTGCTGGTCAGCTCCACGCCAATAACCCCACAGGCCCCCAGCCCAACCAAAGCTATCCTCGTGCAGACTTTACCCAGCAGCATCGCTTCAACACCTCCACTGCCACAGCCGCTGTCTATCAAACCATCTCTCACAG TTTCAGCGCCGCCAGTGGTATTGGCAAAGGCGGAGCTTCTGCCTCTGTCAGTACCAGGACTTGTCAAGGTGCAGCCAGTGAAGGGAAGCGGAGGGAAGGCTACAATGGCCAGTTCAGGGTCCATATCCAAGGCTGAGACGAAGAACATAGTTCCTGCTCCTGGGCCGCCAGCTCCGTGTGTCCAAGAAATAGAT GAGAAGAAGCTGAAACGACAGCAGCGGATGATAAAAAACCGAGAGTCGGCCTGTCAGTCCCGCCGGAGGAAGAAGGAGTACCTGCAGGGTCTGGAGAGCCGGCTGCAGGAGGTGCTGTGCGAGAACGAGAAACTGCGCAGGGAGAATGCCTTGCTCAGGAAGAAACTGGAAAGTGTGCTGACAGAG AACACGGACCTGAAGTTTGGCTCCGGGAATAGGAAAGTGGTCTGTTTAATGGTTCTGCTGCTCttcattgcttttaattttgGACCAGTTAG TATAAGTGACCGGAAGGTGGAGCTTCTGAAGCCAGAAGCCGTGTACGGCAGCAGACACCTCCTGGAGTTCAAAGAGGAACAGAGAGAAGCGAAAGCGTACAAAGGGGTGTCACGAGACCGCAGCCAGAGGCTCCGGTTCAG GAACGTTACCGCCACCATTACAGACGTGAAGGACATGGTGCTGAGGGACCTCGACCAACTCTTCCTGTCCTCGGACTGTCGCCAGTTCAACCGCACTGAGTCGCTCAG GCTTGCTGATGAGCTCAGTGGATGGGTCCGACGCCATCAGATTGTCAGGAAGCCCCTGCGGGCCAGAAAGGAGCGAGCTATGAAG AAGGTGCAACAGCAGAAGAAAACCCTGAGCCTGTCCCGCTTCCTGCCTGCACACTCTCAGAGGTACCCAGACAG GGGATCTCCCGGCCAGCTACAGGTGTACCAGCGCCTGGACCAGACCTATGAGGATTTTATGGGGGCCATTGACCGGAGGGAGGATACCTTTTATGTGGTGTCCTTCAGGAGG gaCCACCTGCTGCTTCCTGCCATCAGCCACAACAAGACCACCCGACCCAAGATGTCTCTGGTGATGCCTGCAATGGCTCTGAATG AAAGCGTCTACAACTCCTCACGTCACTACGAGGCAATGATGCAGATAGATTGCGAGGTGATGGACACCCGGGTGATTCAGATCAAGAGCTCCACTGTGCCGCCATTCTTacgccaggagcggggagacaacCATACAACCTCCACCACCTCAGCCTTCCACCGAGGAGTGAGACCCCACCGGGGGCCCCTTTCCACCTCTTCCAAGGGCAACGTCTCACTATtactggaggaggaggagcaggatGGGGAAGAGTAA
- the ATF6B gene encoding cyclic AMP-dependent transcription factor ATF-6 beta isoform X3 has protein sequence MGTELYISELDSRFFRDNLLSNEDWDTSLYNYMEDMEEQGGLQCFDENTLFDNNMDLILDSGAPASPWDLVNGEIFPGKSVSQRKVNSLVSRKPAIQPKPLLVSSTPITPQAPSPTKAILVQTLPSSIASTPPLPQPLSIKPSLTVSAPPVVLAKAELLPLSVPGLVKVQPVKGSGGKATMASSGSISKAETKNIVPAPGPPAPCVQEIDEKKLKRQQRMIKNRESACQSRRRKKEYLQGLESRLQEVLCENEKLRRENALLRKKLESVLTENTDLKFGSGNRKVVCLMVLLLFIAFNFGPVSISDRKVELLKPEAVYGSRHLLEFKEEQREAKAYKGVSRDRSQRLRFRNVTATITDVKDMVLRDLDQLFLSSDCRQFNRTESLRLADELSGWVRRHQIVRKPLRARKERAMKKVQQQKKTLSLSRFLPAHSQRYPDRGSPGQLQVYQRLDQTYEDFMGAIDRREDTFYVVSFRRDHLLLPAISHNKTTRPKMSLVMPAMALNESVYNSSRHYEAMMQIDCEVMDTRVIQIKSSTVPPFLRQERGDNHTTSTTSAFHRGVRPHRGPLSTSSKGNVSLLLEEEEQDGEE, from the exons ATACCAGCCTGTATAATTATATGGAAGACATGGAGGAACAGGGCGGCTTGCAGTGCTTTGATGAAAATACATTG TTTGACAATAATATGGACCTGATTCTGGATTCTGGAGCTCCCGCTTCCCCATGGGACCTGGTCAATGGAGAAATTTTTCCAG GTAAAAGTGTGTCTCAAAGAAAGGTGAACAGCCTTGTGAGCCGCAAGCCAGCCATCCAGCCCAAGCCGCTGCTGGTCAGCTCCACGCCAATAACCCCACAGGCCCCCAGCCCAACCAAAGCTATCCTCGTGCAGACTTTACCCAGCAGCATCGCTTCAACACCTCCACTGCCACAGCCGCTGTCTATCAAACCATCTCTCACAG TTTCAGCGCCGCCAGTGGTATTGGCAAAGGCGGAGCTTCTGCCTCTGTCAGTACCAGGACTTGTCAAGGTGCAGCCAGTGAAGGGAAGCGGAGGGAAGGCTACAATGGCCAGTTCAGGGTCCATATCCAAGGCTGAGACGAAGAACATAGTTCCTGCTCCTGGGCCGCCAGCTCCGTGTGTCCAAGAAATAGAT GAGAAGAAGCTGAAACGACAGCAGCGGATGATAAAAAACCGAGAGTCGGCCTGTCAGTCCCGCCGGAGGAAGAAGGAGTACCTGCAGGGTCTGGAGAGCCGGCTGCAGGAGGTGCTGTGCGAGAACGAGAAACTGCGCAGGGAGAATGCCTTGCTCAGGAAGAAACTGGAAAGTGTGCTGACAGAG AACACGGACCTGAAGTTTGGCTCCGGGAATAGGAAAGTGGTCTGTTTAATGGTTCTGCTGCTCttcattgcttttaattttgGACCAGTTAG TATAAGTGACCGGAAGGTGGAGCTTCTGAAGCCAGAAGCCGTGTACGGCAGCAGACACCTCCTGGAGTTCAAAGAGGAACAGAGAGAAGCGAAAGCGTACAAAGGGGTGTCACGAGACCGCAGCCAGAGGCTCCGGTTCAG GAACGTTACCGCCACCATTACAGACGTGAAGGACATGGTGCTGAGGGACCTCGACCAACTCTTCCTGTCCTCGGACTGTCGCCAGTTCAACCGCACTGAGTCGCTCAG GCTTGCTGATGAGCTCAGTGGATGGGTCCGACGCCATCAGATTGTCAGGAAGCCCCTGCGGGCCAGAAAGGAGCGAGCTATGAAG AAGGTGCAACAGCAGAAGAAAACCCTGAGCCTGTCCCGCTTCCTGCCTGCACACTCTCAGAGGTACCCAGACAG GGGATCTCCCGGCCAGCTACAGGTGTACCAGCGCCTGGACCAGACCTATGAGGATTTTATGGGGGCCATTGACCGGAGGGAGGATACCTTTTATGTGGTGTCCTTCAGGAGG gaCCACCTGCTGCTTCCTGCCATCAGCCACAACAAGACCACCCGACCCAAGATGTCTCTGGTGATGCCTGCAATGGCTCTGAATG AAAGCGTCTACAACTCCTCACGTCACTACGAGGCAATGATGCAGATAGATTGCGAGGTGATGGACACCCGGGTGATTCAGATCAAGAGCTCCACTGTGCCGCCATTCTTacgccaggagcggggagacaacCATACAACCTCCACCACCTCAGCCTTCCACCGAGGAGTGAGACCCCACCGGGGGCCCCTTTCCACCTCTTCCAAGGGCAACGTCTCACTATtactggaggaggaggagcaggatGGGGAAGAGTAA
- the ATF6B gene encoding cyclic AMP-dependent transcription factor ATF-6 beta isoform X1 translates to MGTELYISELDSRFFRDNLLSNEDWDTSLYNYMEDMEEQGGLQCFDENTLFDNNMDLILDSGAPASPWDLVNGEIFPDVRVKLEPLSPSSSPCSDSSISSSSSDIPQQLLHPPPLLQVSSVKLENPLNPSCLFGDVLSPPLTAVQINLVPVPESCTTAPAAAGKSVSQRKVNSLVSRKPAIQPKPLLVSSTPITPQAPSPTKAILVQTLPSSIASTPPLPQPLSIKPSLTVSAPPVVLAKAELLPLSVPGLVKVQPVKGSGGKATMASSGSISKAETKNIVPAPGPPAPCVQEIDEKKLKRQQRMIKNRESACQSRRRKKEYLQGLESRLQEVLCENEKLRRENALLRKKLESVLTENTDLKFGSGNRKVVCLMVLLLFIAFNFGPVSISDRKVELLKPEAVYGSRHLLEFKEEQREAKAYKGVSRDRSQRLRFRNVTATITDVKDMVLRDLDQLFLSSDCRQFNRTESLRLADELSGWVRRHQIVRKPLRARKERAMKKVQQQKKTLSLSRFLPAHSQRYPDRGSPGQLQVYQRLDQTYEDFMGAIDRREDTFYVVSFRRDHLLLPAISHNKTTRPKMSLVMPAMALNESVYNSSRHYEAMMQIDCEVMDTRVIQIKSSTVPPFLRQERGDNHTTSTTSAFHRGVRPHRGPLSTSSKGNVSLLLEEEEQDGEE, encoded by the exons ATACCAGCCTGTATAATTATATGGAAGACATGGAGGAACAGGGCGGCTTGCAGTGCTTTGATGAAAATACATTG TTTGACAATAATATGGACCTGATTCTGGATTCTGGAGCTCCCGCTTCCCCATGGGACCTGGTCAATGGAGAAATTTTTCCAG ATGTCCGGGTGAAGTTGGAGCCCTTGTCTCCCTCATCATCTCCCTGCTCAGACTCCTCTATCTCCTCTTCCTCCAGCGATATTCCACAGCAG CTGTTGCATCCTCCCCCTCTCTTGCAGGTTTCATCGGTGAAGCTGGAAAATCCCCTGAACCCTTCTTGCCTGTTTGGGGATGTCCTGTCGCCGCCTCTAACTGCAGTCCAGATTAACCTGGTGCCTGTCCCAGAGAGCTGCACAACAGCGCCTGCAGCTGCAG GTAAAAGTGTGTCTCAAAGAAAGGTGAACAGCCTTGTGAGCCGCAAGCCAGCCATCCAGCCCAAGCCGCTGCTGGTCAGCTCCACGCCAATAACCCCACAGGCCCCCAGCCCAACCAAAGCTATCCTCGTGCAGACTTTACCCAGCAGCATCGCTTCAACACCTCCACTGCCACAGCCGCTGTCTATCAAACCATCTCTCACAG TTTCAGCGCCGCCAGTGGTATTGGCAAAGGCGGAGCTTCTGCCTCTGTCAGTACCAGGACTTGTCAAGGTGCAGCCAGTGAAGGGAAGCGGAGGGAAGGCTACAATGGCCAGTTCAGGGTCCATATCCAAGGCTGAGACGAAGAACATAGTTCCTGCTCCTGGGCCGCCAGCTCCGTGTGTCCAAGAAATAGAT GAGAAGAAGCTGAAACGACAGCAGCGGATGATAAAAAACCGAGAGTCGGCCTGTCAGTCCCGCCGGAGGAAGAAGGAGTACCTGCAGGGTCTGGAGAGCCGGCTGCAGGAGGTGCTGTGCGAGAACGAGAAACTGCGCAGGGAGAATGCCTTGCTCAGGAAGAAACTGGAAAGTGTGCTGACAGAG AACACGGACCTGAAGTTTGGCTCCGGGAATAGGAAAGTGGTCTGTTTAATGGTTCTGCTGCTCttcattgcttttaattttgGACCAGTTAG TATAAGTGACCGGAAGGTGGAGCTTCTGAAGCCAGAAGCCGTGTACGGCAGCAGACACCTCCTGGAGTTCAAAGAGGAACAGAGAGAAGCGAAAGCGTACAAAGGGGTGTCACGAGACCGCAGCCAGAGGCTCCGGTTCAG GAACGTTACCGCCACCATTACAGACGTGAAGGACATGGTGCTGAGGGACCTCGACCAACTCTTCCTGTCCTCGGACTGTCGCCAGTTCAACCGCACTGAGTCGCTCAG GCTTGCTGATGAGCTCAGTGGATGGGTCCGACGCCATCAGATTGTCAGGAAGCCCCTGCGGGCCAGAAAGGAGCGAGCTATGAAG AAGGTGCAACAGCAGAAGAAAACCCTGAGCCTGTCCCGCTTCCTGCCTGCACACTCTCAGAGGTACCCAGACAG GGGATCTCCCGGCCAGCTACAGGTGTACCAGCGCCTGGACCAGACCTATGAGGATTTTATGGGGGCCATTGACCGGAGGGAGGATACCTTTTATGTGGTGTCCTTCAGGAGG gaCCACCTGCTGCTTCCTGCCATCAGCCACAACAAGACCACCCGACCCAAGATGTCTCTGGTGATGCCTGCAATGGCTCTGAATG AAAGCGTCTACAACTCCTCACGTCACTACGAGGCAATGATGCAGATAGATTGCGAGGTGATGGACACCCGGGTGATTCAGATCAAGAGCTCCACTGTGCCGCCATTCTTacgccaggagcggggagacaacCATACAACCTCCACCACCTCAGCCTTCCACCGAGGAGTGAGACCCCACCGGGGGCCCCTTTCCACCTCTTCCAAGGGCAACGTCTCACTATtactggaggaggaggagcaggatGGGGAAGAGTAA